A stretch of Lentibacillus sp. JNUCC-1 DNA encodes these proteins:
- the ehuB gene encoding ectoine/hydroxyectoine ABC transporter substrate-binding protein EhuB codes for MKKLLLTSVLILSMIALAACGSNDDADAEGSSSKLDELKEAGKVTVGFADEKPYAYEEDGELKGAAVDIAKAVFKELGIEEVEGHLSEFDSLVSGLNAGKFDAITAGMAIMPKRCENVAFGEPEMKYGEGLIVEKGNPLNLKSYKDIAENPDVSVAIMAGATENDYVQTEGVDEGQIQSVPDIPASFSAVSSGRADATTGTEMTVKMALESADNDNLEFVEDFEQPNIEGVPSYGAAAFQQDHTDLLEAYNEKLKELKEDGTVGELLEDNYFSAEGNSVDPSITTESVCSGEVYED; via the coding sequence ATGAAGAAGTTATTACTTACTTCAGTCTTAATTTTGTCCATGATTGCACTGGCTGCATGTGGATCAAACGATGATGCCGATGCAGAAGGGTCATCCAGCAAATTGGATGAACTGAAAGAAGCCGGCAAAGTAACGGTTGGTTTCGCAGACGAAAAACCGTATGCATATGAGGAAGATGGAGAACTGAAAGGTGCAGCGGTTGATATCGCAAAAGCTGTATTTAAAGAACTTGGTATCGAAGAAGTCGAAGGTCACTTGTCTGAGTTTGACAGTCTTGTATCAGGTTTGAACGCTGGAAAGTTCGATGCGATTACAGCGGGTATGGCAATTATGCCTAAACGGTGTGAAAACGTCGCATTCGGTGAACCGGAAATGAAATATGGTGAAGGGTTAATCGTTGAAAAAGGCAACCCTCTAAACCTAAAAAGCTATAAAGATATTGCAGAAAATCCAGATGTCTCTGTTGCCATTATGGCTGGTGCCACGGAGAATGATTATGTCCAAACAGAAGGCGTTGACGAAGGACAAATTCAAAGTGTACCAGATATTCCAGCTAGCTTCTCTGCTGTTTCATCAGGTCGTGCTGATGCAACAACAGGCACAGAGATGACGGTGAAAATGGCACTCGAATCAGCGGATAACGACAACCTCGAATTCGTTGAAGACTTTGAGCAGCCTAATATCGAAGGCGTCCCTAGTTACGGCGCAGCTGCCTTCCAACAGGATCATACTGATTTACTTGAAGCCTATAACGAAAAGCTGAAAGAACTTAAAGAAGATGGAACTGTTGGCGAACTGCTTGAAGACAACTACTTCAGCGCAGAAGGGAACTCTGTCGACCCGAGCATTACGACTGAGTCTGTCTGCAGCGGGGAAGTTTACGAAGACTAA
- the ytzI gene encoding YtzI protein, whose amino-acid sequence MGFYTMVVMIAVITIFVLGLSLLTISKGYAHKHTIDPLPDDSPSNKKDNEGL is encoded by the coding sequence ATGGGCTTTTACACGATGGTCGTCATGATCGCTGTGATTACCATATTCGTTCTGGGGTTGTCTCTTTTAACCATTTCAAAAGGTTATGCACACAAACATACAATTGATCCACTGCCTGATGATTCTCCGAGTAACAAAAAAGACAATGAGGGGCTGTAA
- a CDS encoding glycerol-3-phosphate acyltransferase: MDILLIILIGYLFGSIHGSQIIGKLRKVDIKGTGLKNAGASNTTMLLGWKYGIVVALIDILKGTAAVLLVQYLLPSFNVSDSMGAFFIYLSALSVVVGHNFPFTMRFQGGKGTASAVGVMFAIHWQLALVCIGFLLIGTFVSSYLVLGVLLMYAAFLAGTFLLYGLWPTMIALILFLLSLYMHMENYQRIYYKQEKKVFSFFTKRVD; this comes from the coding sequence ATGGACATTCTCTTAATCATATTAATCGGTTATCTGTTTGGAAGTATCCATGGCTCGCAAATTATTGGCAAACTCAGGAAGGTCGATATCAAAGGGACTGGATTGAAAAATGCCGGCGCCTCCAACACAACGATGCTGTTGGGCTGGAAATATGGCATTGTTGTCGCATTGATTGATATATTAAAAGGGACTGCGGCAGTCTTGCTTGTTCAGTATTTGTTACCTTCGTTCAATGTGTCAGATAGTATGGGCGCGTTCTTCATTTACCTAAGTGCTCTGTCTGTGGTGGTTGGTCACAATTTCCCTTTCACCATGCGTTTCCAGGGCGGCAAGGGGACGGCATCGGCTGTTGGTGTCATGTTTGCCATTCATTGGCAGCTTGCGCTCGTCTGTATCGGATTTTTACTCATCGGTACATTTGTCTCGAGCTATCTTGTACTCGGTGTGTTATTGATGTATGCTGCTTTTCTTGCCGGTACGTTTCTGTTGTATGGGCTCTGGCCAACCATGATTGCACTCATTTTATTTTTACTAAGCCTATATATGCATATGGAAAATTATCAACGTATTTATTATAAACAGGAAAAGAAGGTCTTCAGTTTTTTTACAAAACGTGTCGATTAA
- a CDS encoding DUF456 domain-containing protein yields the protein MIDVIIWILIIAMFVLSFVGILYPIIPSVLVLWIGFVLYHFGINGDELGFLFWSVMVVFTVILIGADIIANSYFVKKFGGSKWGERLAGVAVIVGSFIYPPFGILVVPFVVVLVVEMVQKRTLQEAFRASIGSLIGFLSGALAKVVVQFIMIIAFFLGIIF from the coding sequence ATGATCGATGTCATAATATGGATCCTTATTATTGCGATGTTCGTACTGAGTTTTGTCGGAATTCTATACCCGATTATTCCGTCTGTACTTGTGCTGTGGATTGGCTTTGTGCTGTATCATTTTGGCATTAATGGAGATGAGCTTGGTTTCTTGTTCTGGTCTGTCATGGTTGTGTTTACAGTCATTTTGATCGGTGCAGACATCATCGCTAACAGTTATTTTGTGAAAAAGTTTGGCGGCAGCAAGTGGGGCGAGCGCCTGGCAGGTGTAGCCGTCATAGTTGGTTCATTTATTTACCCGCCTTTTGGCATACTAGTGGTGCCGTTTGTTGTAGTGTTGGTTGTGGAAATGGTTCAGAAACGGACACTCCAGGAAGCTTTTCGCGCTTCGATTGGATCACTGATAGGGTTTCTGAGCGGGGCCCTGGCGAAAGTCGTGGTACAATTTATCATGATCATCGCGTTTTTTCTGGGGATTATATTTTAG
- the thiD gene encoding bifunctional hydroxymethylpyrimidine kinase/phosphomethylpyrimidine kinase — MKPARVLTIAGSAAGGSAGIQADLKTFQELDVYGMSVVTAIVGRHPRTHKNVHPQTWEAIEAQFATALDQVGVDAMKTGMLFSKDVIEKTADMVAGSDIQDIVVDPVMVGKLDSKLLADDAIDALVDKLFPMATIITPNMPEASILLNDRPLKTVDDLKQAAVDLHKLGPAHVLVKGGRLEGPAVDILYNGEDMTMFEAPRIDTLNTSGAGCSYSAAITAYMAKGESVQAAVHKAKEYITAAIDHSFTYTDKVGPTYHAARRLFGSSHSLKVEATSL, encoded by the coding sequence ATGAAGCCAGCTCGTGTATTGACGATTGCAGGGTCTGCCGCCGGTGGCAGCGCCGGGATTCAGGCCGATTTGAAAACTTTTCAGGAACTTGATGTATATGGAATGAGTGTGGTCACGGCAATTGTTGGCCGCCATCCAAGAACACATAAAAACGTCCATCCTCAAACATGGGAAGCAATTGAAGCACAGTTTGCGACTGCTTTAGACCAGGTGGGTGTTGACGCCATGAAAACAGGGATGCTTTTTTCCAAAGATGTAATTGAAAAAACAGCTGACATGGTGGCTGGTTCAGACATTCAGGACATTGTAGTCGATCCGGTCATGGTGGGAAAGCTTGATTCCAAGCTTTTGGCTGATGATGCGATTGATGCTTTGGTGGACAAGCTCTTTCCTATGGCAACAATTATTACACCGAATATGCCTGAAGCATCGATTTTGCTTAATGATCGCCCGCTCAAAACGGTGGATGATCTGAAACAGGCCGCGGTCGATTTGCATAAACTCGGACCGGCGCATGTTCTGGTTAAGGGAGGGCGACTCGAAGGCCCGGCTGTTGACATTCTTTATAATGGAGAAGACATGACCATGTTCGAAGCACCGCGTATTGATACTTTGAATACAAGTGGGGCGGGATGCAGCTATTCAGCGGCCATTACGGCTTACATGGCTAAGGGTGAAAGTGTGCAGGCTGCCGTCCATAAGGCAAAAGAATACATTACCGCAGCTATTGATCACAGCTTCACCTATACGGATAAAGTGGGCCCGACGTATCATGCGGCCAGACGGCTGTTTGGGTCCTCGCATTCACTCAAGGTTGAAGCGACCTCCCTTTAA
- a CDS encoding cysteine hydrolase family protein, which yields MGKRALLNIDYTIDFVAEDGNLTCGEPGQKLEESIARITEDFIEAGDEVFFAIDAHVEGDDLHPESKLFPPHNIIGTSGRELYGRLADVYENNKHLSHVHYFDKTRYSAFVGTELELKLRERGITELHLVGVCTDICILHTAVDAYNKGFDIVVHKNGVASFNAAGHDWALGHFEATLGGKVV from the coding sequence ATGGGGAAACGTGCACTGTTGAACATTGATTACACGATTGATTTTGTAGCAGAAGATGGCAATTTGACATGCGGTGAGCCTGGTCAGAAGCTGGAAGAGAGCATTGCCCGGATTACCGAAGATTTTATCGAAGCCGGCGACGAGGTGTTTTTTGCCATCGATGCCCATGTTGAAGGAGATGATCTGCACCCAGAGTCCAAGTTGTTTCCACCGCATAATATAATTGGAACGAGCGGGCGTGAGTTATATGGAAGACTGGCAGATGTTTATGAAAACAATAAACATCTGTCACATGTCCATTATTTTGACAAAACACGGTACAGTGCCTTTGTCGGAACGGAGCTCGAACTTAAACTGCGAGAACGAGGCATTACGGAACTCCATCTTGTTGGCGTCTGTACCGATATTTGTATCCTGCATACAGCGGTTGACGCCTATAACAAGGGCTTTGATATTGTCGTGCATAAAAACGGTGTGGCCAGCTTTAATGCCGCCGGTCATGACTGGGCGCTTGGGCATTTTGAAGCGACGCTGGGCGGGAAAGTCGTCTAA
- the proS gene encoding proline--tRNA ligase yields MSKKNKQFVEKVTAMEDDFAQWYTDVVKQAELVDYGPVRGTMIIKPYGFAIWENVRDELDRQFKETGHSNVSFPLFIPESMLQKEKDHIEGFAPEVAWVTHGGEEELAERICVRPTSEVLFAEYYAKNINSYRDLPKLYNQWSNVVRWEKTTRPFLRSLEFHWQEGHTCHATGEEAEEETRRMLDIYADVCENYLAIPVIKGRKTESEKFAGAEYTLTIEALMHDGRALQSGTSHYFGTGFAEAFDIRFLDENGEQTPVHQTSWGMSTRIMGGLIMVHGDNRGLVIPPRIAPTQAMIVPVAQHKEGVLDKAYDLRDQLQEVARVDIDASDKMPGWKFNEYEMKGMPVRIELGPKDIEKDQVVLVRRDTGEKEFVPMDEVKNRLTGLLEEIQQNLYDQALAHRAEKTFVATTYDEFKQTIDEKGGFVKAMWCGDEACEDQIKEDTGATSRCKPFEEEKVADTCICCGKKAQDLVYWAKAY; encoded by the coding sequence GTGAGTAAGAAGAATAAGCAGTTTGTTGAGAAGGTTACCGCGATGGAGGATGATTTTGCTCAGTGGTATACGGATGTTGTAAAGCAGGCAGAGCTCGTTGATTATGGCCCTGTGCGCGGAACGATGATCATCAAGCCATACGGATTTGCCATTTGGGAGAATGTGCGTGATGAACTGGACCGTCAGTTTAAAGAAACGGGTCACTCCAATGTTTCTTTTCCTTTGTTTATCCCTGAAAGCATGCTTCAAAAGGAGAAAGATCATATAGAGGGATTTGCGCCTGAAGTAGCTTGGGTGACGCATGGCGGTGAAGAAGAGCTGGCGGAACGGATTTGTGTGCGTCCGACGTCAGAGGTTTTGTTTGCCGAGTATTATGCTAAAAACATCAATTCTTATCGTGACCTGCCGAAGCTTTATAACCAGTGGAGCAACGTGGTTCGTTGGGAAAAAACGACGCGCCCGTTCCTGCGCTCACTTGAATTCCATTGGCAGGAAGGTCATACATGTCACGCGACTGGCGAGGAAGCGGAAGAGGAAACGCGCCGTATGCTCGATATATATGCCGATGTTTGTGAGAACTATCTTGCCATTCCGGTTATTAAAGGCCGTAAAACGGAGAGTGAGAAATTTGCCGGGGCTGAGTACACGTTGACAATCGAAGCTTTGATGCATGATGGTCGCGCATTGCAATCAGGCACGTCCCACTACTTTGGAACAGGATTCGCCGAGGCGTTTGATATCCGTTTTCTTGATGAGAATGGCGAGCAGACCCCTGTTCATCAGACGTCATGGGGGATGTCAACACGGATCATGGGTGGCTTGATTATGGTTCATGGGGACAATCGCGGGTTGGTGATCCCACCGCGTATTGCGCCGACTCAAGCGATGATTGTTCCGGTTGCTCAGCATAAAGAAGGGGTGCTTGACAAGGCCTATGATCTGCGTGATCAGCTGCAAGAGGTCGCCCGTGTAGATATTGATGCGAGCGATAAAATGCCGGGCTGGAAATTTAATGAGTATGAAATGAAGGGCATGCCTGTCCGGATTGAGCTCGGACCAAAAGATATTGAAAAGGATCAAGTCGTATTGGTTCGCCGTGACACAGGGGAGAAAGAATTTGTTCCAATGGATGAAGTGAAGAACCGCTTGACAGGTCTATTGGAAGAGATTCAGCAAAATCTGTACGATCAAGCTTTGGCGCACCGTGCTGAGAAGACATTTGTCGCAACGACTTATGATGAATTCAAACAAACAATTGATGAAAAAGGCGGCTTTGTGAAGGCAATGTGGTGTGGCGACGAAGCTTGTGAAGATCAGATTAAAGAAGACACAGGCGCCACCTCACGCTGCAAACCATTTGAAGAAGAAAAAGTAGCAGACACATGCATCTGCTGCGGTAAAAAAGCCCAAGACCTAGTGTACTGGGCCAAAGCCTACTAA
- a CDS encoding glutathione peroxidase produces MNVHDFSVKKMDGSEQSLSDYKGDVLLIVNTASKCGFTPQFEGLEQLYNDYKDQGFTVLGFPCNQFANQDPGSDEEIADFCQLNYGVSFPMFSKVNVNGADADPLFKYLTNEAKGVLTKQIKWNFTKFLVNRDGNVIERYAPKTKPEDLKADVEKAL; encoded by the coding sequence ATGAATGTTCATGATTTTTCTGTTAAGAAAATGGACGGTAGTGAGCAGTCTCTCTCTGATTATAAGGGAGATGTTTTGTTAATTGTCAATACAGCAAGTAAATGTGGATTCACCCCTCAATTCGAGGGTTTGGAGCAGCTATATAACGACTATAAAGACCAGGGGTTCACCGTGCTAGGTTTTCCTTGTAACCAATTTGCCAATCAAGATCCTGGCTCAGATGAAGAAATTGCTGACTTCTGTCAACTTAATTATGGCGTCTCATTTCCGATGTTCAGTAAAGTTAACGTTAATGGCGCTGATGCCGACCCACTATTTAAGTACCTGACAAACGAAGCAAAAGGCGTTTTAACCAAACAAATTAAATGGAACTTTACAAAATTTCTCGTCAACCGCGATGGCAATGTCATAGAGCGTTATGCACCAAAGACCAAACCAGAAGACCTCAAGGCCGACGTAGAAAAAGCATTATAA
- the trhO gene encoding oxygen-dependent tRNA uridine(34) hydroxylase TrhO yields MEEKKDYQVLLYYHYTTIEDPETFAAEHLEFCKELELKGRILVAQEGINGTVSGTIEQTNAYMAAMEQDPAFDGIVFKVDPHDGHAFKKMHCRARSELVTLRLEDDHDPREITGEHLDPKAFYEAMKDENTVILDTRNDYEYDLGHFRGAIRPDIETFRDLPEWVEENRDLIEGKRVLTYCTGGIRCEKFTGWMIKAGFEDVAQLNGGIVTYGKDPEVQGELWDGKCYVFDERISVPINQKEHVVVGKDYFDGQPCERYVNCANPDCNKQILSSEENEHKYMRGCTHECRVSPRNMYVKEHGLSAEEIEQRLQVIEEENKVKQ; encoded by the coding sequence ATGGAGGAAAAGAAAGATTATCAAGTATTGTTGTATTATCATTATACAACCATCGAGGATCCGGAAACATTTGCCGCTGAGCATCTCGAATTCTGTAAAGAACTTGAGCTCAAGGGCCGTATTCTCGTTGCCCAAGAAGGCATTAACGGGACTGTTTCAGGAACGATTGAACAGACAAATGCCTATATGGCAGCTATGGAACAGGATCCTGCATTTGATGGCATTGTATTTAAAGTGGATCCGCATGACGGACACGCGTTTAAGAAGATGCATTGTCGAGCGCGCTCTGAGCTGGTAACATTACGGCTTGAGGACGACCACGATCCCCGGGAAATTACAGGGGAGCATCTTGATCCAAAGGCATTTTATGAGGCTATGAAAGATGAGAACACGGTCATTCTCGATACGCGAAATGACTATGAATATGACCTCGGGCATTTCAGGGGTGCGATTCGGCCAGACATTGAAACATTTCGCGACCTGCCTGAATGGGTGGAGGAGAACCGCGATCTGATAGAAGGTAAACGCGTGTTGACCTATTGTACCGGTGGCATCCGTTGTGAAAAGTTTACCGGCTGGATGATTAAAGCAGGGTTTGAAGATGTAGCCCAGCTAAACGGCGGTATTGTCACATATGGTAAAGATCCTGAAGTTCAAGGAGAGCTTTGGGACGGTAAATGCTATGTGTTTGACGAGCGAATATCCGTGCCGATCAACCAAAAAGAACACGTCGTTGTCGGCAAAGACTACTTTGACGGGCAACCGTGTGAGCGTTATGTGAACTGCGCCAATCCCGACTGTAACAAACAGATCCTATCCTCAGAAGAAAACGAGCATAAATATATGCGCGGCTGCACACATGAATGCCGAGTAAGCCCGCGCAACATGTATGTTAAAGAACACGGCTTGAGTGCTGAAGAAATTGAACAGCGCCTCCAAGTAATCGAAGAAGAAAATAAAGTCAAACAGTAA
- a CDS encoding penicillin acylase family protein, with the protein MEERVIGVEREPVKGRRWLKWLLVILGVLLVVIAGGVIFGKSYINKSLPQLEGEIHLPGLQENVSVNTDPNGVPHIQAANDHDLYMAQGYVQAQNRIFQMELSRRQASGTLSEVVGADAIDQDKYFRTLGLRRAAEASYDLYSEEAKAVLNAFADGVNAYIKEATEANTLPVEFTLMGIEPTEWTVIDSLTIGKYMAFDLGGHWERQAFNYYALQHFPEDKALELFPRYPEEKPTIIGDGELDIAASFDKAVIPHDFNGSNNWAVSGEKTKSGMPLLADDPHLGLATPSIWVQMVLETGDMKVDGVIFAGIPGIILGHNNHVAWGVTNVGPDVQQLYIEKQNPDNADEYLFEDKWEKAEIIDEPIHVKDGDTIDYEVAETRHGPILSEFTKNSGRGEVMSLRWTALDPTTELEAILEINRATDWNEFETGLEKFLSPAQNFVFAAKDGTIAYKANGNIPIYESADDALLPLPGWEADKEWQGFIPFDELPRVVNPEKGFIATANNKIVGDDYPYHISNVWAQPYRYERIAEVLDSGEDLTVQDMQNLQMDATNLQAREFVPLFEQELVDVSLTDEAEQALKQLKNWDFVDDKDEAAPLIFHHWYSELEDLIYGQQIQQTMMEMFSVKGQTTDELLRTAFNGGNSIWIEEAGGIEDILQRSLEKTVTDLADDYGKDIEDWVWGDYHQVQFKHPLSGVNPILAYFFNNKKPLPVDGSSVTPMAAAYKSKTGEVNHGASWRFVIDTANLDTGYHIVGPGQFGHFRSEWYDDQVEDWVEGHYHETTFNTHEGKKLKLVP; encoded by the coding sequence ATGGAAGAGCGTGTAATTGGTGTGGAGCGAGAGCCTGTTAAGGGGCGGCGGTGGTTGAAGTGGCTATTGGTGATTTTGGGAGTTTTATTGGTTGTGATAGCGGGTGGTGTTATTTTTGGGAAGTCATACATAAATAAGTCCCTTCCGCAGCTTGAAGGAGAAATTCATCTCCCGGGGTTACAGGAAAATGTATCCGTTAACACAGATCCAAATGGCGTTCCTCATATACAAGCAGCCAATGACCATGATTTGTATATGGCTCAAGGCTATGTGCAGGCTCAGAATCGCATATTTCAAATGGAATTGTCACGACGTCAGGCTTCGGGTACGTTAAGCGAAGTTGTCGGGGCAGATGCAATCGATCAGGACAAATACTTCCGGACACTTGGTTTAAGAAGAGCTGCCGAGGCGTCCTATGATCTGTATTCGGAGGAAGCAAAAGCTGTTTTGAATGCGTTTGCAGATGGGGTGAATGCATACATTAAGGAAGCAACCGAGGCAAACACCTTGCCAGTTGAATTTACTCTAATGGGGATTGAACCGACGGAATGGACTGTGATTGACTCTCTAACCATTGGAAAATATATGGCGTTTGACCTTGGTGGACACTGGGAGCGCCAGGCGTTTAACTATTATGCTTTGCAGCATTTTCCGGAAGATAAAGCACTTGAATTATTCCCGCGTTATCCTGAGGAAAAGCCTACCATAATTGGTGATGGTGAGCTTGATATCGCTGCAAGCTTTGATAAGGCTGTCATCCCCCATGACTTCAACGGCAGTAACAATTGGGCCGTCAGTGGTGAAAAGACCAAAAGCGGGATGCCCCTTCTGGCAGACGATCCGCATCTCGGACTGGCTACCCCTTCTATCTGGGTTCAAATGGTCCTAGAAACAGGTGACATGAAAGTAGACGGGGTTATTTTTGCTGGTATTCCAGGAATCATTTTAGGACACAACAATCATGTTGCCTGGGGTGTCACCAATGTTGGTCCCGATGTTCAGCAACTTTATATAGAAAAACAAAACCCGGACAACGCTGATGAATATTTGTTTGAAGATAAATGGGAAAAAGCTGAAATAATCGATGAACCCATCCACGTGAAAGATGGTGACACTATTGATTACGAGGTTGCGGAAACGCGACACGGACCAATTTTAAGTGAATTCACCAAGAATAGCGGGAGAGGTGAAGTCATGTCACTCCGGTGGACGGCTCTTGATCCCACAACAGAACTTGAAGCTATCTTAGAAATTAACCGTGCGACAGATTGGAATGAATTTGAAACAGGACTAGAAAAGTTCCTCTCCCCAGCGCAGAATTTTGTGTTTGCGGCAAAAGACGGAACGATTGCTTATAAAGCAAACGGTAATATCCCGATTTACGAATCAGCCGACGATGCCCTCCTTCCACTGCCGGGATGGGAGGCTGACAAGGAATGGCAGGGGTTTATTCCATTCGATGAACTGCCCAGGGTGGTCAATCCCGAAAAAGGCTTTATCGCTACGGCAAATAACAAGATCGTCGGGGACGATTATCCTTACCATATCAGTAACGTCTGGGCCCAGCCGTATCGTTATGAGCGTATTGCTGAGGTGCTGGACTCAGGGGAAGATTTAACAGTGCAAGACATGCAAAACCTGCAGATGGATGCAACCAATCTGCAAGCGCGGGAATTTGTGCCATTGTTTGAACAAGAGTTAGTAGATGTTTCGTTGACGGATGAGGCCGAGCAAGCATTGAAGCAGTTAAAGAACTGGGATTTTGTTGATGACAAAGATGAAGCAGCCCCCTTAATCTTTCATCATTGGTACAGTGAATTGGAAGATTTGATTTATGGCCAACAGATTCAGCAGACCATGATGGAAATGTTTAGTGTGAAAGGCCAAACGACGGACGAACTGCTAAGGACCGCTTTTAACGGGGGAAATTCAATTTGGATTGAAGAAGCAGGGGGGATTGAAGATATTCTACAGCGCTCCTTGGAAAAAACGGTCACAGATTTGGCAGATGATTATGGTAAGGATATAGAAGATTGGGTTTGGGGCGACTACCACCAGGTCCAGTTTAAACATCCGCTCTCAGGTGTGAATCCAATCTTGGCTTACTTTTTCAATAATAAAAAACCGCTACCTGTAGACGGCAGCAGTGTGACCCCAATGGCAGCGGCTTATAAAAGCAAGACCGGCGAGGTAAATCATGGCGCATCATGGCGTTTCGTCATTGACACAGCAAACCTTGATACCGGCTATCATATCGTCGGCCCTGGTCAATTCGGTCATTTCCGAAGTGAGTGGTATGATGACCAAGTCGAGGACTGGGTTGAAGGACATTATCATGAAACCACATTTAACACACATGAGGGGAAAAAACTTAAATTGGTCCCTTAA